Proteins encoded in a region of the Nocardia asteroides genome:
- the serS gene encoding serine--tRNA ligase has translation MIDLRFLRDNPDAVRASQRARGEDPALVDALLEADAARRAAVATADNLRAEHKAMGKLIGKASKEERSALLAQASEMSVKVKEAEAAQHAADADLDAAHRAISNVVQEGAPAGGEDDYVVLQTIGTPREFDFEPKDHLELGESLGLIDMERGAKVSGARFYFLTGYGALLQLGLLQLAAQKAVANGFTMMIPPVLVRPEVMAGTGFLGRHSAEVYHLADDDLYLVGTSEVPLAGYHSDEILDLSGGPKRYAGWSSCFRREAGSYGKDTRGIIRVHQFDKVEMFVFTTPDQADAEHKRLLAWEQEMLAAIEVPYRVIDVAAGDLGSSAVRKFDCEAWVPTQQTYRELTSTSNCTTYQARRLSIRYRDANGRPQIAATLNGTLATTRWIVAILENHQQADGSVRVPPALVPFVGTDVLQPSN, from the coding sequence ATGATCGACCTCCGATTCCTGCGGGACAACCCCGACGCGGTCCGCGCCTCGCAGCGGGCCCGCGGCGAAGACCCCGCCCTCGTCGACGCGCTGCTCGAGGCGGACGCGGCGCGGCGCGCCGCGGTGGCCACCGCGGACAACCTACGCGCCGAGCACAAGGCGATGGGCAAGCTGATCGGTAAGGCGAGCAAGGAGGAGCGGTCCGCGCTGCTGGCGCAGGCGTCGGAGATGTCGGTCAAGGTCAAGGAGGCCGAGGCCGCGCAGCACGCCGCCGACGCCGATCTGGACGCCGCGCACCGCGCCATCTCGAACGTGGTGCAGGAAGGCGCGCCCGCGGGCGGCGAGGACGATTACGTCGTCCTGCAAACCATCGGCACGCCGAGGGAATTCGACTTCGAGCCGAAGGATCACCTGGAGCTCGGCGAGTCGCTGGGCCTGATCGACATGGAGCGCGGCGCGAAGGTATCGGGCGCCCGGTTCTACTTCCTGACCGGTTACGGCGCGCTGCTGCAACTGGGTCTGCTGCAACTGGCCGCGCAGAAGGCCGTGGCCAACGGCTTCACCATGATGATCCCGCCGGTGCTGGTGCGCCCCGAGGTCATGGCGGGCACGGGGTTCCTCGGCAGGCACTCGGCCGAGGTCTACCACCTCGCCGACGACGACCTCTATCTGGTCGGCACCTCGGAGGTGCCGCTGGCGGGCTACCACTCGGACGAGATCCTCGACCTGAGCGGCGGGCCCAAGCGGTACGCGGGCTGGTCGTCGTGTTTCCGCCGGGAGGCCGGCAGCTACGGCAAGGACACCCGCGGCATCATCCGGGTGCACCAGTTCGACAAGGTCGAGATGTTCGTCTTCACCACGCCGGACCAGGCCGACGCCGAACACAAGCGCCTGCTCGCCTGGGAACAGGAGATGCTCGCGGCGATCGAGGTGCCCTACCGGGTGATCGATGTCGCGGCCGGTGATCTCGGCAGCTCGGCGGTGCGCAAGTTCGACTGTGAGGCGTGGGTGCCCACCCAGCAGACCTATCGGGAACTCACCTCGACGTCCAACTGCACCACCTACCAGGCTCGCCGACTGAGCATCCGCTATCGGGACGCGAACGGAAGGCCGCAGATCGCCGCCACTTTGAACGGCACGCTCGCGACCACCCGCTGGATCGTGGCCATCCTGGAGAATCATCAGCAAGCCGACGGGTCGGTTCGTGTGCCGCCCGCGCTCGTCCCATTTGTCGGCACCGACGTGCTCCAACCGTCGAACTGA
- a CDS encoding bifunctional diguanylate cyclase/phosphodiesterase, translating to MVMARTTGAFYVMGGVLGLLITAIAPGEEGNRPLVGGAAAVALALGLTLLAWGPRLPHSIHHVYVAIATVLVTIAVHSFPNTVGAISLAAFYVFIACDAALFFAWSQAAAHIAFALALCLWVLPARPVTPGLPWWSGLIPAGVTFGVGVVVGILTRMASEADIDVLTGLLNRRGFDRALNTAIQQATRTEQGLALVLVDLDRFQKINDHLGHRAGDAVLQRVADTWSKLLAPDQRLARYGGDAFALLLPNTTEQAAILLTEQLRAAVTTGCSAGVTSWQPGESGSLLVSRADVGLYRAKQAGRNRTVLESSRQLPLAVELREAIDRGALDVHYQPIVSLTEGGGKAVGVEALLRWSSSAQPDVTTEGLIRVAEEYDLIADLDELVLRRACADAARLQETFAQLDLTLNVNVSGLELAEAGYADRVAGILASTGWPADQLVLEVTESELAAESQTAIENLHTLRDRGVRIAIDDFGTGYSSLSRLATLPSDILKVDQSFVAAIRSDSPAPPLLGVIAALSNALDLQVIAEGVETEYQAAVLTELGFALAQGYHYSDSHPVSELISDLNENKGRVGPGVTDRELGDGDSVAANGWVPLP from the coding sequence ATGGTCATGGCTCGGACCACCGGGGCGTTCTACGTCATGGGCGGTGTGCTCGGTTTACTGATCACCGCCATCGCCCCTGGCGAGGAGGGTAATCGGCCGCTGGTGGGCGGAGCGGCGGCGGTAGCGCTGGCGCTCGGTTTGACGCTGCTCGCGTGGGGGCCGCGCCTGCCGCATTCGATCCATCACGTCTACGTGGCGATCGCGACGGTACTGGTGACGATCGCGGTGCACTCGTTCCCGAACACCGTGGGCGCGATCAGCCTCGCGGCGTTCTACGTGTTCATCGCCTGCGATGCCGCCCTGTTCTTCGCCTGGTCGCAGGCGGCAGCCCATATCGCGTTCGCCTTGGCGCTGTGCCTGTGGGTGCTGCCCGCGCGGCCGGTGACTCCCGGGCTGCCGTGGTGGTCGGGGCTGATCCCGGCAGGCGTGACCTTCGGCGTCGGCGTCGTCGTCGGGATCCTGACCAGGATGGCGTCCGAAGCCGACATCGATGTGCTCACCGGCCTGCTCAACCGCCGCGGCTTCGACCGGGCGCTGAACACCGCGATCCAGCAGGCCACCAGGACGGAGCAGGGACTCGCGCTGGTGCTGGTCGACCTCGACCGCTTCCAGAAGATCAACGACCATCTCGGTCACCGCGCCGGTGACGCCGTCCTGCAACGGGTGGCCGACACCTGGTCGAAACTGCTTGCCCCCGACCAGCGCCTTGCGCGCTACGGCGGCGACGCGTTCGCGTTGCTGCTGCCGAACACCACCGAGCAGGCCGCGATCCTGCTCACCGAACAGCTGCGCGCGGCGGTGACCACCGGCTGTTCGGCAGGCGTGACCTCCTGGCAGCCGGGGGAGTCCGGGTCGCTGCTGGTCAGCCGTGCCGACGTCGGCCTGTACCGGGCCAAGCAGGCCGGACGCAACCGGACGGTGCTGGAGTCCTCCCGGCAGTTGCCGCTCGCGGTGGAGCTGCGCGAGGCCATCGACCGCGGCGCCCTCGACGTGCACTACCAGCCGATCGTCAGTCTGACCGAAGGCGGCGGCAAGGCGGTCGGCGTGGAGGCGTTGCTGCGCTGGTCTTCCAGCGCGCAGCCGGACGTCACCACCGAGGGCTTGATCCGCGTCGCCGAGGAGTACGACCTCATCGCCGATCTGGACGAGCTGGTGCTGCGCCGCGCCTGCGCGGACGCGGCACGGTTGCAGGAAACCTTCGCCCAGCTCGACCTGACGCTGAACGTGAACGTCAGTGGGCTGGAGCTGGCCGAAGCCGGCTACGCCGACCGGGTGGCGGGCATCCTCGCGAGCACCGGGTGGCCCGCCGATCAGCTGGTGCTCGAAGTGACCGAGAGCGAGCTGGCCGCCGAATCGCAGACCGCGATCGAGAATCTGCACACCCTGCGCGACCGGGGCGTGCGCATCGCCATCGACGACTTCGGCACCGGCTACTCCTCGCTCAGCAGGCTTGCCACCCTGCCGAGCGACATCCTCAAGGTCGACCAGTCCTTCGTCGCGGCGATCCGCTCGGACTCGCCCGCGCCGCCGTTGCTCGGCGTGATCGCCGCCCTGTCCAATGCGCTGGACTTGCAGGTCATCGCCGAGGGCGTGGAGACCGAGTACCAAGCCGCGGTGCTCACCGAACTGGGCTTCGCGCTCGCGCAGGGCTACCACTACAGCGATTCGCATCCGGTGTCGGAGCTGATCAGCGACCTGAACGAGAACAAGGGCCGGGTCGGCCCCGGCGTCACGGATCGGGAACTCGGCGACGGGGACTCGGTCGCCGCCAACGGCTGGGTGCCGCTGCCGTAA
- a CDS encoding MFS transporter, producing the protein MRSLTVRAVLFKSIGELIPLYALYALLFADHGTSTGQISLLFAIWSATSFLLEVPSGAWADTVSRRGLLVLSGVLLTAGFALWTVAPSFAGFAAGFVLWGTSGALASGTFEALLYDDLAARGEAAAYPRILGYTRAGAEAAVVVAIVAATPLYLYGGYALVGWSSVAVAALHTLIALSLPTAPKAVSATNVDDLEDEEQASPAQPAGVSGALVVDERTGEGEFASEVAVIEPGNLAKPARPFARYLTMLKAGVGEAVRVRAVRCGVLLEALLFGITAFDEYFALLAEEAGVSTAVVPLLVGLTVLGSLTGSVLAGRTEGMSGRTMSVAVGFAGLLFFAGALVAGLATGRPDAVYPLTGLGFTAIGISYGIVYNAGIVAGARLQDAIEGPARATVTSVSGLLGEVFALVVFGFAALVTLWFSMSTLLALLGGSILAIATLAPRWLPSHSD; encoded by the coding sequence CTGCGCTCGCTGACGGTTCGGGCGGTGCTCTTCAAGAGCATCGGTGAACTGATTCCGCTGTACGCGCTGTATGCCCTGCTGTTCGCCGACCACGGCACGAGCACGGGGCAGATCTCCCTGCTGTTCGCGATCTGGTCGGCCACCTCGTTCCTGCTCGAGGTGCCCTCCGGTGCGTGGGCCGACACCGTCTCGCGGCGTGGGCTGCTCGTGCTCAGCGGCGTATTGCTGACGGCAGGCTTCGCGCTGTGGACCGTAGCGCCCTCCTTTGCCGGTTTCGCTGCCGGTTTCGTGCTGTGGGGTACCTCGGGCGCTCTGGCCTCCGGCACGTTCGAGGCGCTGCTCTACGACGACCTCGCGGCCCGCGGTGAAGCCGCGGCCTACCCGCGCATCCTCGGTTACACCCGCGCGGGCGCGGAAGCGGCCGTCGTCGTCGCCATCGTCGCCGCGACGCCCCTCTACCTCTATGGCGGCTATGCCCTGGTCGGCTGGTCGAGCGTCGCGGTCGCGGCCCTGCACACGCTGATCGCGCTGTCGCTGCCCACGGCGCCCAAGGCGGTCTCCGCTACGAATGTGGACGATCTGGAAGACGAGGAGCAGGCATCGCCCGCGCAGCCCGCTGGCGTGTCCGGTGCTCTGGTCGTGGATGAGCGCACCGGAGAAGGCGAGTTCGCCTCCGAGGTCGCGGTGATCGAGCCGGGAAACCTCGCGAAGCCCGCGCGGCCGTTCGCGCGATACCTCACCATGCTGAAGGCCGGTGTGGGCGAAGCGGTTCGGGTGCGGGCCGTGCGCTGTGGCGTGCTGCTGGAGGCGCTGTTGTTCGGGATCACGGCGTTCGACGAGTACTTCGCCCTGCTGGCGGAGGAAGCGGGCGTCTCGACAGCCGTGGTGCCGCTGCTGGTCGGTCTCACCGTGCTGGGTTCGCTGACCGGTTCGGTACTGGCGGGGCGCACCGAAGGGATGTCGGGCCGGACGATGTCGGTCGCGGTGGGTTTCGCGGGTCTGCTGTTCTTCGCCGGCGCGTTGGTCGCCGGGCTCGCGACCGGCCGTCCGGACGCTGTTTACCCGCTGACCGGTCTCGGCTTCACGGCGATCGGAATCTCCTACGGCATCGTCTACAACGCCGGAATCGTCGCGGGAGCCCGTCTTCAGGACGCCATCGAAGGCCCGGCCAGGGCCACCGTCACCTCCGTCTCCGGGCTCCTCGGGGAGGTGTTCGCCCTGGTGGTCTTCGGTTTCGCCGCCCTGGTGACGCTCTGGTTCTCCATGTCCACCCTCCTGGCCCTCCTCGGTGGGTCCATCCTTGCCATAGCCACCCTCGCCCCGCGCTGGCTTCCTTCCCATTCCGACTGA
- a CDS encoding DMT family transporter yields MSAQARVGLVFGFGIGAGVAVQGRINGALGARLDDGIAAATISFATGLLALAVVFAVSARQRDGMRQVRLALSDGALRPWQLLGGLCGAFFVACQGLTVAAIGVTAFTVATVAGQLLSSLVVDRLGLGPSGRTPVTAVRLAGAALGVVAVLIAGSGNTGATDGGLSVPEALRGTPTALLIVLPALAGIGLAWQQAVNGKVGAVGGSLSAAMVNFCVGLVALLVLAAVVTAATGGPAEFPAEPWLYLGGLIGVAFIALAALTVRWIGVLLLGLTSVAGQLLVSVILDVLAPTSAGLSVTAVIGCVLTLVAVAVATRSQS; encoded by the coding sequence GTGAGTGCGCAGGCGAGGGTGGGACTGGTTTTCGGGTTCGGGATCGGTGCCGGTGTCGCGGTGCAGGGGCGGATCAACGGCGCGCTCGGTGCGCGACTCGACGACGGGATCGCCGCCGCCACCATCAGTTTCGCCACCGGACTGCTGGCGCTCGCGGTGGTGTTCGCGGTGAGCGCGCGCCAGCGGGACGGCATGCGGCAGGTGCGGCTCGCGTTGTCCGACGGCGCGTTGCGGCCGTGGCAGTTGCTCGGCGGTCTGTGCGGCGCGTTCTTCGTCGCGTGCCAGGGTCTGACGGTCGCGGCCATCGGGGTCACCGCGTTCACCGTGGCGACCGTCGCGGGCCAATTGCTCAGCAGCCTCGTGGTCGATCGGCTCGGCCTCGGCCCGAGCGGCCGCACGCCGGTCACCGCGGTACGTCTGGCCGGTGCGGCGCTCGGCGTGGTCGCGGTGCTGATCGCCGGATCGGGCAACACCGGCGCGACCGATGGTGGTCTCTCGGTTCCCGAAGCGCTGCGCGGCACCCCGACGGCGTTGCTGATCGTGCTGCCCGCGCTGGCAGGCATCGGCCTGGCGTGGCAGCAGGCGGTGAACGGCAAGGTCGGCGCCGTCGGCGGATCTCTCTCGGCGGCGATGGTCAATTTCTGTGTCGGGTTGGTCGCTCTGCTCGTCCTCGCGGCCGTGGTGACCGCCGCTACCGGCGGTCCGGCCGAATTCCCCGCCGAGCCGTGGCTGTATCTGGGCGGGCTCATCGGCGTCGCGTTCATCGCGCTGGCCGCGCTGACGGTTCGCTGGATCGGTGTCCTGCTGCTGGGGCTCACTTCGGTGGCGGGGCAGTTGCTGGTTTCGGTGATCCTCGACGTACTGGCCCCGACCAGCGCGGGCCTGTCGGTCACCGCGGTCATCGGCTGTGTGCTGACTCTGGTCGCGGTCGCCGTCGCCACTCGCTCGCAGTCCTGA
- a CDS encoding redoxin domain-containing protein translates to MLIEYGVWVSRLGLCVVFGLSAWGKLADRSATRQAVGDFGIPLRWAPTVAWGLPIAESIIAAGVLLPRVSGVAALAALLLLAVFTAAIARLLRRGEHPSCSCFGGVSAAPIGPKTLVRNGLLAALAVIVALGAQTHPRVPRSLPADNAIGCAVVAALVAVLVWLAGELRILRRRVDEQALSTLGAEGLPVGAVAPEFELLDTDGRKTTLEDLLAAAKSVLLVFVHPGCELCAALARELPRWHARTAHALTIVAVGNGDAAEQAAWGIEQGLGAIPSLVQQGNAAALRYRVRGTPSAVLIDPEGRVAAPVARGGIAIRELIGKVRSAPRKPERSRITAGI, encoded by the coding sequence ATGCTGATCGAATACGGTGTGTGGGTTTCGCGGCTGGGTCTGTGTGTCGTTTTCGGGCTGTCGGCGTGGGGCAAGCTGGCGGATCGGAGTGCGACGCGGCAGGCGGTGGGCGATTTCGGGATACCGTTGCGCTGGGCGCCGACGGTGGCCTGGGGGCTGCCGATCGCCGAGTCGATCATCGCGGCCGGCGTGTTGCTTCCGCGGGTATCCGGCGTGGCCGCGCTGGCGGCGTTGCTGTTGCTCGCCGTGTTCACGGCGGCGATCGCTCGCTTGCTGCGGCGCGGTGAGCATCCGTCGTGTTCCTGCTTCGGTGGTGTTAGCGCCGCGCCGATCGGGCCGAAGACGCTGGTACGCAACGGCCTTCTCGCCGCGCTCGCCGTAATCGTCGCCCTCGGCGCGCAGACACATCCACGGGTGCCGAGGAGCCTGCCCGCCGACAACGCGATCGGCTGTGCGGTGGTGGCCGCGCTGGTCGCGGTGCTGGTATGGCTGGCGGGTGAGCTGCGCATCCTGCGCCGCCGGGTGGACGAGCAGGCGCTGTCCACCTTGGGGGCGGAGGGCTTGCCGGTCGGGGCGGTGGCGCCGGAGTTCGAATTGCTCGATACCGATGGCAGGAAGACCACGCTCGAGGATCTGCTGGCCGCGGCGAAGTCGGTACTGCTGGTCTTCGTGCATCCGGGCTGCGAGCTGTGTGCGGCGCTGGCCCGGGAATTGCCCCGCTGGCACGCGCGAACAGCACACGCGCTGACGATTGTCGCGGTCGGCAACGGCGATGCCGCCGAGCAAGCCGCCTGGGGTATCGAGCAGGGATTGGGCGCGATCCCGTCTCTCGTGCAGCAGGGCAACGCGGCGGCCCTGCGCTACCGGGTGCGCGGCACCCCGTCCGCGGTGCTGATCGACCCCGAGGGACGTGTCGCTGCGCCGGTCGCCAGAGGTGGCATTGCGATCCGGGAGCTGATCGGCAAGGTGCGATCAGCCCCGCGCAAGCCGGAGCGCAGCAGGATTACGGCGGGAATCTAG
- a CDS encoding calmodulin encodes MALFAFTDYSGKEFIIQLNNQQRIEEARRILTGDEQMSVHVMGRIRKLPAPYNPGWDFHLDPETITFFTMAIEVCDASIMYVNDHLDEACGAFLPGCMWCPWSSRLVREVTNM; translated from the coding sequence ATGGCGCTCTTCGCATTCACCGACTACTCGGGCAAAGAGTTCATCATCCAGTTGAACAACCAGCAGCGGATCGAGGAAGCCCGCCGCATCCTGACGGGTGACGAACAGATGTCCGTGCACGTCATGGGACGGATCCGGAAGCTTCCGGCCCCCTACAACCCGGGCTGGGACTTCCATCTGGACCCGGAGACCATCACGTTCTTCACCATGGCGATCGAGGTCTGCGACGCCAGCATCATGTACGTCAACGACCACCTGGACGAGGCGTGTGGCGCATTCCTGCCCGGCTGTATGTGGTGCCCGTGGTCGTCGAGGCTTGTCCGCGAAGTCACCAACATGTAG